A single region of the Salarchaeum japonicum genome encodes:
- a CDS encoding branched-chain amino acid ABC transporter permease — MALSDFLVSLLTVVGIYTLFGLGLNVKYGFTGLVDFGHVLYFMIGAYVTVVVAMPSGAADYAGIGGFALPELLSALPLGGLLGWLVAIAVAMVAAALLSLLVGVPTLRLREDYLAITALGVATILHSVVNDEEWLFNGPFGVREVYQPLSGVFPLSLGGFALNLVVFGLPSVLALGYVAYRVARYVRPISRDAALLTVAGVVLTIAGFGVTTLGGAPLVAAGAAVIAAGVYVVARGVRTAGGFGRPLALFAALVFALWYFVFPAVTDSPAAVVVNLVWLFDPTTGANGAVTYSRFVLLLTGAFVLLAYLWCERTVNSPYGRVLRAIREDEDVPEALGKPTFKYKVHSMMFGSALAAAAGGLWATHIGFIDPGQFTSSITFFAFTAVIIGGTANNKGVILGTAVFWTLRTGTRFLDDYFPAEYATQLAALRVMLIGTLLIVILYYRSEGLLGEQTYDTGIGLGGESSD, encoded by the coding sequence CGGGCACGTGCTCTACTTCATGATCGGCGCGTACGTCACGGTCGTCGTGGCGATGCCGTCCGGCGCGGCCGACTACGCCGGCATCGGCGGGTTCGCGCTCCCCGAACTCCTGTCCGCGCTCCCGCTCGGCGGCCTGCTCGGCTGGCTGGTCGCCATCGCGGTCGCGATGGTCGCCGCCGCCCTCCTCTCGCTTCTGGTGGGCGTGCCGACACTGCGGTTGCGCGAGGACTACCTCGCCATCACCGCGCTCGGCGTCGCGACCATCCTGCACTCGGTCGTGAACGACGAGGAGTGGCTGTTCAACGGGCCGTTCGGCGTGCGCGAGGTCTACCAGCCATTGAGCGGCGTGTTCCCGCTCTCGCTCGGCGGGTTCGCCCTGAACCTCGTCGTGTTCGGTCTGCCGTCCGTGCTCGCGCTCGGGTACGTCGCGTACCGGGTCGCGCGGTACGTCCGCCCCATCTCGCGGGACGCCGCCCTGCTCACGGTCGCGGGCGTCGTCCTCACCATCGCCGGGTTCGGCGTCACCACGCTCGGCGGCGCGCCGCTCGTCGCCGCCGGCGCGGCGGTCATCGCGGCCGGCGTGTACGTCGTCGCGCGCGGCGTCCGCACCGCCGGCGGGTTCGGCCGGCCGCTCGCGCTGTTCGCCGCGCTCGTGTTCGCACTCTGGTACTTCGTCTTCCCCGCCGTCACGGACAGCCCCGCCGCCGTCGTCGTGAACCTCGTCTGGCTGTTCGACCCGACCACGGGCGCGAACGGCGCGGTCACGTACAGTCGGTTCGTCCTCCTGCTCACGGGCGCGTTCGTCCTGCTCGCCTACCTCTGGTGCGAACGCACCGTGAACAGCCCGTACGGCCGCGTCCTCCGCGCGATTCGCGAGGACGAGGACGTGCCGGAGGCGCTCGGGAAACCGACGTTCAAGTACAAGGTGCACAGCATGATGTTCGGGTCCGCGCTCGCCGCCGCCGCCGGCGGCCTCTGGGCGACCCACATCGGCTTCATCGACCCCGGGCAGTTCACGTCCTCCATCACGTTCTTCGCGTTCACCGCCGTCATCATCGGCGGCACCGCGAACAACAAGGGCGTCATCCTCGGCACCGCCGTGTTCTGGACGCTCCGCACCGGCACGCGGTTCCTCGACGACTACTTCCCCGCGGAGTACGCGACCCAGCTCGCCGCGCTCCGCGTGATGCTCATCGGCACCCTCCTCATCGTCATCCTCTACTACCGCTCGGAGGGCCTGCTCGGCGAGCAGACCTACGACACCGGCATCGGCCTGGGAGGTGAGTCGAGTGACTGA
- a CDS encoding ABC transporter ATP-binding protein: MTDPILSVDGVEKRFGGITALDGASFDVEPGITGLIGPNGAGKSTMFNVITGFLSPDAGTVEFRGNDITGLRPSAVAERGLVRTFQIPHELPEMTVRENLALAPRDQRGEGLFTTWTRGDGYARDERNAQRRAVEMAERFDIDHVLDTPAGELSGGQRKLLELARALLTDPDLVLLDEPLAGVNPTLENRILDHLQDLESEGYSFLFIEHDIDVIMEHCQEVIVMHQGRVLTAGDPEDVRSDDRVIDAYLGGDADDGGDGE; encoded by the coding sequence GTGACTGACCCGATTCTCTCCGTGGACGGCGTCGAGAAGCGCTTCGGCGGCATCACCGCGCTCGACGGCGCGTCCTTCGACGTCGAGCCGGGAATCACGGGCCTCATCGGGCCGAACGGCGCTGGGAAGTCCACGATGTTCAACGTGATAACGGGCTTCCTCTCCCCGGACGCGGGCACCGTCGAGTTCCGCGGGAACGACATCACGGGACTGCGGCCGTCCGCCGTCGCGGAGCGCGGTCTCGTGCGGACGTTCCAGATTCCGCACGAACTCCCCGAGATGACGGTGCGGGAGAACCTCGCGCTCGCGCCGCGCGACCAGCGCGGCGAGGGCTTGTTCACCACGTGGACGCGCGGCGACGGCTACGCCCGGGACGAACGCAACGCCCAGCGCCGCGCCGTCGAGATGGCGGAACGCTTCGACATCGACCACGTGCTCGACACGCCCGCCGGCGAACTCTCCGGCGGCCAACGCAAACTCCTCGAACTCGCCCGCGCGCTCCTCACCGACCCCGACCTCGTCCTCCTCGACGAACCGCTCGCGGGCGTCAACCCCACGCTGGAGAACCGCATCCTCGACCACCTCCAAGACCTCGAATCGGAGGGGTACTCCTTCCTCTTCATCGAACACGACATCGACGTCATCATGGAACACTGCCAGGAAGTCATCGTCATGCATCAGGGCCGCGTCCTCACCGCCGGCGACCCCGAGGACGTCCGGTCCGACGACCGCGTCATCGACGCCTACCTCGGCGGCGACGCCGACGACGGAGGTGACGGCGAATGA
- a CDS encoding ABC transporter ATP-binding protein: protein MSPLLELDGLDAGYGDLQVLSGVDLHVEDGEYVTIVGPNGAGKSTAMKSVFGLTTHMGGSIRFRDENVHTADTADLIDRGITYVPQSDNIFTSLTVRENLEMGVYVEDTVPENVLDEVFDHFPILEERQQQRAGTMSGGQRQMLAMGCALMADPDLLLLDEPSAGLAPDLVQEMFDRIDDINQAGTAILMVEQNAKAALRRCDRGYVLVNGENAYDGPGRTLLDDPEVRQRFLGG from the coding sequence ATGAGCCCGCTCCTCGAACTCGACGGACTGGACGCGGGCTACGGCGACCTCCAGGTGCTCTCCGGCGTCGATCTCCACGTCGAGGACGGCGAGTACGTCACCATCGTCGGCCCGAACGGCGCGGGGAAATCCACCGCGATGAAATCCGTGTTCGGCCTCACCACCCACATGGGCGGGTCGATACGGTTCCGCGACGAGAACGTCCACACCGCCGACACCGCCGACCTCATCGACCGCGGCATCACCTACGTCCCCCAGTCCGACAACATCTTCACGAGCCTCACCGTCCGCGAAAACCTCGAAATGGGCGTCTACGTCGAAGACACCGTCCCCGAGAACGTCCTCGACGAGGTCTTCGACCACTTCCCCATCCTCGAAGAACGCCAACAGCAACGCGCCGGCACCATGTCCGGCGGGCAACGCCAGATGCTCGCCATGGGCTGCGCGCTCATGGCCGACCCCGACCTCCTCCTCCTCGACGAACCGTCCGCGGGCCTCGCGCCCGACCTCGTCCAGGAGATGTTCGACCGCATCGACGACATCAACCAGGCAGGCACAGCCATCCTCATGGTCGAACAGAACGCCAAAGCCGCCCTCCGCCGCTGCGACCGCGGCTACGTCCTCGTCAACGGAGAAAACGCCTACGACGGCCCCGGAAGAACGCTCCTCGACGACCCCGAAGTCCGCCAACGCTTCCTCGGCGGCTAA
- a CDS encoding DUF7114 family protein translates to MDEAEVARIAARDAVGDITPRDLRNVIDDLLSDASMVPGALTVLSADALTGPTDDDAVAERAAGVQLIYEGLRLTRHLVETEPWEHASPDTDLPADLDVLAADVLVARGFRLLAHTEAAGDAVATVQEFGRHETDRQHDRASDARTLETTVFELGVVAGATATGNDTPLDLRRYAIGLARSNSPPPLASADDLLPDTIEDVLQRVSTPRADDTAKPRSATDP, encoded by the coding sequence ATGGACGAGGCCGAAGTGGCGCGTATCGCCGCCCGGGACGCGGTCGGGGACATCACCCCGCGCGACCTCCGGAACGTCATCGACGACCTCCTCAGCGACGCGTCCATGGTTCCGGGCGCGCTCACCGTGTTGAGCGCGGACGCGCTCACCGGCCCCACCGACGACGACGCCGTCGCCGAACGCGCCGCCGGCGTTCAACTCATCTACGAGGGCCTCCGACTCACCCGCCACCTCGTCGAAACCGAACCCTGGGAGCACGCCAGCCCCGACACCGACCTCCCAGCCGACCTCGACGTGCTCGCCGCGGACGTGCTCGTCGCGCGCGGCTTCCGCCTCCTCGCGCACACCGAAGCCGCGGGCGACGCCGTCGCCACCGTCCAGGAGTTCGGCCGCCACGAAACCGACCGCCAGCACGACCGCGCGAGCGACGCCCGCACCCTCGAAACCACCGTGTTCGAACTCGGCGTCGTCGCCGGCGCGACCGCCACCGGCAACGACACCCCCCTCGACCTCCGCCGGTACGCCATCGGCCTCGCGCGCTCCAACAGCCCACCCCCGCTCGCGTCCGCCGACGACCTCCTCCCCGACACCATCGAGGACGTCCTCCAGCGCGTCAGCACTCCCCGCGCCGACGACACCGCCAAACCCCGGTCCGCCACCGACCCGTAA
- a CDS encoding enoyl-CoA hydratase/isomerase family protein, translating into MLSIRDEARVRVVTLDRPERRNALTPDGLDALADAVRDAAQPVVYVHGAGSAFCAGADLDVVRDLTGDSAPDFAARGQDALNAVEDAESAVVAGVDGAARGGGVELALACDVRVATPDATFAEPGVSMGIFGAWGGTRRLPRAVGDAHALDLSLSGRTVDAETAREMGLVSRVTDTPRAVADELARNDPDALHYLKRLLREQYDRDEQDAREREAFGALLEDGL; encoded by the coding sequence ATGCTCTCGATTCGTGACGAGGCGCGGGTGCGGGTGGTGACGCTCGACCGGCCGGAGCGGCGGAACGCGCTCACGCCCGACGGGTTGGACGCGCTCGCGGACGCGGTGCGGGACGCCGCACAGCCCGTGGTGTACGTGCACGGCGCGGGGTCGGCGTTCTGCGCTGGCGCGGACCTCGATGTCGTGCGAGACCTGACGGGGGACTCTGCGCCCGATTTCGCGGCGCGCGGGCAGGACGCGCTGAACGCGGTGGAGGACGCGGAGTCGGCGGTTGTGGCGGGCGTGGACGGCGCGGCGCGGGGCGGCGGCGTGGAGCTCGCGCTCGCGTGCGACGTGCGGGTGGCGACGCCGGACGCGACGTTCGCGGAACCCGGCGTCTCGATGGGTATCTTCGGCGCGTGGGGCGGCACCCGCCGCCTCCCCCGGGCTGTCGGGGACGCGCACGCGCTCGACCTCTCGCTCTCCGGGCGCACCGTGGACGCCGAGACCGCGCGCGAGATGGGGCTCGTCTCCCGCGTCACCGACACGCCCCGAGCGGTCGCGGACGAACTCGCCCGCAACGACCCGGACGCGCTCCACTACCTCAAGCGACTCCTCCGAGAACAGTACGACCGCGACGAACAGGACGCGAGAGAACGGGAGGCGTTCGGCGCGCTCCTCGAAGACGGCCTATAG
- a CDS encoding NAD+ synthase has product MVEDVIEPMDLRFSEAELQERREHIESFIAETVAAANADGVVLGLSGGIDSTTVGHLAVEELGADAVHGLVMPASVSSEENMSDAERVAQMLGIEYDVIEIDPVVDVLTDVYPEAEADQLAVGNARARVRGVLNYMVANHESRVVLGTGNRAEAMVGYFTKYGDQAVDCNPIGNLYKQQVRQLASALGVPDDLVEKTPTAELWEDQTDEEEMGVGYDTLDAVLALHIDGDLSTTATARNLDIDEKVVETVRDLSEASAHKRAMPPAPEPL; this is encoded by the coding sequence ATGGTTGAGGACGTTATCGAGCCGATGGACTTGCGGTTCTCGGAGGCGGAGTTACAGGAGCGTCGCGAGCACATCGAGTCGTTCATCGCAGAGACGGTGGCCGCAGCGAACGCCGACGGCGTCGTGCTCGGGCTCTCCGGCGGTATCGACAGCACGACGGTCGGCCACCTGGCCGTCGAAGAACTGGGCGCGGACGCCGTGCACGGCCTGGTGATGCCGGCGTCGGTGTCGAGCGAGGAGAACATGAGCGACGCGGAGCGCGTCGCCCAGATGCTCGGAATCGAGTACGACGTCATCGAAATCGACCCCGTGGTGGACGTGCTGACGGACGTGTATCCGGAAGCCGAAGCCGACCAGCTCGCGGTCGGGAACGCTCGCGCGCGGGTGCGCGGCGTGCTGAACTACATGGTCGCGAACCACGAGTCCCGGGTCGTGCTCGGGACGGGGAACCGCGCGGAGGCGATGGTCGGGTACTTCACGAAATACGGCGACCAGGCGGTGGACTGCAACCCCATCGGGAACCTCTACAAGCAACAGGTCCGCCAGCTCGCGAGCGCGCTCGGCGTGCCCGACGACCTCGTGGAGAAGACGCCGACGGCGGAACTCTGGGAAGACCAGACGGACGAGGAGGAGATGGGCGTCGGGTACGACACGCTCGACGCGGTGCTCGCGCTCCACATCGACGGCGACCTCTCGACGACCGCGACTGCGCGAAACCTCGACATCGACGAGAAGGTGGTGGAGACGGTGCGCGACCTCTCCGAGGCGAGCGCGCACAAACGCGCGATGCCGCCCGCGCCGGAGCCGCTATAG
- a CDS encoding SdpI family protein: MQYRRQRALTLAFALAGFAASALAYPDLPARMATHWNASGGVDGTMSRFAGAFFLPALTVFVVALMLVAPRIDPRKRHYEAFRGVYEWFVAGTAGFLAYVHVLVLAWNLDYAIPIGQALAPALAGLLYACGVLLERAKPNWFVGIRTPWTLSDDTVWRETHERGALAFKLAAVLALGGLLFSDYALVFALAPTLLAAAYTVAYSFFAYRRREA; encoded by the coding sequence ATGCAGTACCGGCGTCAGCGAGCGCTCACCCTCGCGTTCGCGCTCGCGGGGTTCGCCGCGAGCGCGCTCGCCTACCCCGACCTCCCCGCGCGGATGGCGACGCACTGGAACGCGAGCGGCGGCGTGGACGGCACGATGTCCCGGTTCGCGGGCGCGTTCTTCCTCCCCGCGCTCACCGTCTTCGTCGTCGCCCTGATGCTCGTCGCACCCCGAATCGACCCCCGGAAGCGGCACTACGAGGCGTTCCGCGGCGTCTACGAGTGGTTCGTCGCCGGCACCGCGGGCTTCCTCGCGTACGTCCACGTGCTCGTGCTCGCGTGGAACCTCGACTACGCGATTCCGATCGGGCAGGCGCTCGCGCCCGCGCTCGCCGGCCTCCTCTACGCCTGCGGCGTCCTCCTCGAACGCGCGAAACCGAACTGGTTCGTCGGCATCCGCACCCCGTGGACGCTCAGCGACGACACCGTCTGGCGGGAAACCCACGAACGCGGCGCGCTCGCGTTCAAACTCGCCGCCGTCCTCGCGCTCGGCGGCCTCCTCTTCTCCGACTACGCCCTCGTGTTCGCGCTCGCCCCCACCCTGCTCGCCGCCGCCTACACCGTCGCCTACTCCTTCTTCGCCTACCGCCGCAGGGAAGCGTGA
- a CDS encoding glutathione S-transferase N-terminal domain-containing protein yields the protein MLELYQSEGCPHCAKVREKLSELGVSYVTHNPRLPGGMGGDVTNETTYEELKDGGEDQIPYLVDTAREETIYESDDIVEYLDEHY from the coding sequence GTGCTCGAACTCTACCAGTCCGAAGGCTGTCCGCACTGCGCGAAAGTCCGCGAGAAGCTCAGCGAACTCGGCGTCTCCTACGTCACCCACAACCCCCGCCTCCCCGGCGGTATGGGCGGCGACGTGACCAACGAGACCACCTACGAGGAACTGAAGGACGGCGGCGAAGACCAGATTCCCTACCTCGTGGACACCGCCCGCGAGGAAACCATCTACGAGAGCGACGACATCGTGGAGTACCTCGACGAACACTACTGA
- a CDS encoding Nmad3 family putative nucleotide modification protein: MRALAINVAANTNQPGFRGPIHEDGGFEYVPIPEAEPTRERVPTYGDLELDIDTPDDTPVHLDPTFAEYACCDAYTYGDPHGVKARPISDLRAGDRLYFYATLTSHGDHPDAWVTPDWGAYLVGEFTLARDPLTEKPADGEFPWNAHLAREEFDAAVLVEGSSESRLYDTAVPLSGERGIDANRVVTEYSDDSGKGPWWRRPLRFDDEGASALREWVDRDAYPPVR, translated from the coding sequence ATGCGCGCGCTCGCCATCAACGTCGCCGCGAACACGAACCAGCCCGGTTTTCGAGGCCCGATACACGAGGACGGCGGGTTCGAGTACGTCCCCATCCCCGAGGCGGAGCCGACGCGCGAGCGCGTGCCGACGTACGGCGACCTCGAACTCGACATCGACACGCCCGACGACACGCCCGTCCACCTCGACCCCACGTTCGCCGAGTACGCGTGCTGTGACGCGTACACGTACGGCGACCCGCACGGCGTGAAAGCCCGCCCCATCAGCGACCTCCGGGCGGGCGACCGCCTCTACTTCTACGCCACCCTCACCAGCCACGGCGACCATCCGGACGCCTGGGTGACGCCCGACTGGGGCGCGTACCTCGTCGGGGAGTTCACGCTCGCCCGCGACCCACTCACCGAGAAGCCCGCGGACGGGGAGTTCCCGTGGAACGCCCACCTCGCCCGCGAGGAGTTCGACGCCGCCGTCCTCGTCGAGGGCAGTTCGGAGAGCCGACTGTACGACACCGCCGTGCCGTTGAGTGGCGAGCGCGGCATCGACGCGAACCGCGTCGTCACCGAGTACTCGGACGACTCGGGGAAGGGGCCGTGGTGGCGACGCCCGCTCCGCTTCGACGACGAGGGCGCGAGCGCGCTCCGGGAGTGGGTAGACCGAGACGCCTATCCGCCGGTTCGCTAA
- a CDS encoding acyltransferase, which translates to MTKRHVSLPDDAETALRDFVGAVDDRLSTEDTYEVVEDVLVDLNGDREAYEAWQNGNTVSSIEEARLQSYDPRNATLESEYYAEKDEDAFAESKPLQWLWRQFDNTPVADNVDFALEFRQMLARHLFADAGEGLRIFKGVSMTYGHNIELGDNVVIHDDVHLDDRGELTVGDRVSLSDGAHVYTHDHDVVDQTEVTNYHTTIEDDARVTQGALVRAGVTVGENSLVGSRAVVQEDVPAHHVAVGMPARSVRVKPGFEDEAVPVEDAEDAAGDRESRRIPYTLPDDFEGFDEFQRDI; encoded by the coding sequence ATGACGAAACGCCACGTCTCCCTCCCCGACGACGCGGAGACAGCGCTCCGCGACTTCGTGGGAGCGGTGGACGACCGTCTCTCGACGGAGGACACCTACGAGGTCGTCGAGGACGTGCTCGTGGACTTGAACGGCGACCGGGAGGCCTACGAGGCCTGGCAGAACGGGAACACGGTGTCGAGCATCGAGGAAGCGCGCCTGCAGTCCTACGACCCGCGGAACGCCACCCTGGAGTCCGAGTACTACGCGGAGAAGGACGAAGACGCGTTCGCGGAGTCGAAGCCCCTGCAGTGGCTGTGGCGGCAGTTCGACAACACGCCCGTCGCGGACAACGTGGACTTCGCGCTGGAGTTCCGGCAGATGCTCGCCCGCCACCTGTTCGCGGACGCCGGCGAGGGCCTGCGCATCTTCAAGGGCGTGTCGATGACGTACGGCCACAACATCGAACTCGGGGACAACGTCGTCATCCACGACGACGTGCACCTCGACGACCGCGGCGAACTCACCGTCGGCGACCGCGTGAGCCTCAGCGACGGCGCGCACGTCTACACGCACGACCACGACGTCGTCGACCAGACCGAGGTCACGAACTACCACACGACCATCGAGGACGACGCGCGCGTGACGCAGGGCGCGCTCGTCCGCGCCGGCGTCACCGTCGGCGAGAACAGCCTCGTCGGCTCCCGGGCGGTCGTCCAGGAGGACGTGCCCGCGCACCACGTCGCCGTCGGGATGCCCGCGCGCTCCGTCCGCGTCAAGCCCGGGTTCGAGGACGAGGCGGTGCCCGTCGAGGACGCCGAGGACGCCGCGGGCGACCGCGAGAGCCGCCGCATCCCCTACACGCTCCCCGACGACTTCGAGGGGTTCGACGAGTTCCAGCGCGACATCTAG